A single region of the Biomaibacter acetigenes genome encodes:
- the hisF gene encoding imidazole glycerol phosphate synthase subunit HisF, with the protein MLKKRIIPCLDVKAGRVVKGTNFINLQDAGDPVELAAFYDREGADEVVFLDITASAEGRKTTVEMVRRAAREVFIPLTVGGGISSIEDIRNLLMAGADKVSLNTAAVQNPDLIYEGARRFGSQCIVLACDAKRKEKGWEVYIHGGRTATGIDALEWIDRAVKLGAGEILLTSMDADGTKDGYDVELTRAVAERVNVPVIASGGAGKMEHFKEIFQEGRADAALAASVFHYGTYSIRQVKQYLRREGIEIRL; encoded by the coding sequence ATGCTCAAAAAGAGAATCATCCCATGCCTTGATGTCAAGGCTGGACGGGTAGTAAAGGGTACAAACTTCATAAACCTGCAGGATGCGGGAGACCCGGTCGAACTGGCGGCCTTTTACGACAGGGAAGGTGCCGATGAGGTGGTTTTTCTGGATATAACCGCATCGGCCGAAGGGCGCAAGACCACGGTGGAAATGGTTAGAAGGGCTGCCCGGGAAGTATTCATTCCTCTCACAGTGGGCGGCGGCATCTCGAGCATTGAAGATATCAGAAATTTGCTCATGGCCGGAGCCGACAAAGTATCCCTTAACACTGCTGCCGTCCAGAATCCCGATTTGATCTATGAAGGGGCAAGACGTTTCGGCAGCCAGTGCATTGTGCTGGCTTGCGACGCCAAAAGGAAGGAAAAAGGCTGGGAAGTATATATCCACGGAGGGCGCACTGCCACGGGAATTGACGCACTGGAATGGATAGATAGGGCAGTGAAACTGGGAGCAGGCGAAATTCTCCTGACCAGCATGGATGCCGACGGCACCAAGGACGGCTATGATGTGGAGCTCACCAGGGCAGTTGCTGAAAGGGTGAATGTACCGGTGATAGCGTCAGGCGGTGCAGGCAAAATGGAGCATTTTAAAGAAATATTTCAGGAAGGCAGGGCTGATGCGGCCCTGGCGGCATCAGTATTTCATTACGGCACTTACAGCATCCGTCAGGTGAAACAATATCTGCGGCGAGAAGGGATTGAAATAAGATTATGA
- the hisG gene encoding ATP phosphoribosyltransferase — protein sequence MEFLTIALSKGRILGETMELFNRIKMHFDNVSEDSRKLVFEFKDYDMRLILSKPTDVPTFVEHGVADLGVAGKDVLLEDRKDVFELLDLKLARCRMVVAVPEDRAPGVPIYRVATKYPHIAESFFLKKAQPVEIIKLNGSVELGPLLGLSDAIVDIVATGHTLRENHLKVEEVICPISARLIANQVSFRLKSGQIQELLGKIKAVV from the coding sequence TTGGAATTTCTGACCATAGCCCTGTCAAAGGGCAGGATACTCGGAGAAACGATGGAACTTTTCAACAGAATAAAAATGCATTTTGACAATGTCAGCGAGGATTCCAGGAAACTGGTTTTTGAATTTAAAGACTATGATATGAGATTGATCCTGTCAAAACCTACCGATGTGCCAACCTTTGTGGAGCACGGCGTGGCGGACCTGGGAGTGGCCGGAAAGGATGTGCTCCTGGAAGATAGGAAGGATGTTTTTGAACTCCTGGATTTAAAACTGGCACGGTGCAGGATGGTGGTGGCCGTGCCGGAGGATAGGGCGCCGGGTGTACCTATATACCGGGTTGCCACAAAATATCCTCATATCGCTGAAAGCTTTTTTTTAAAAAAGGCCCAGCCGGTGGAAATTATAAAACTCAACGGCTCTGTGGAATTAGGGCCGCTGCTGGGACTTTCCGATGCTATCGTGGACATAGTGGCTACAGGCCATACATTAAGGGAAAACCACCTGAAGGTAGAAGAGGTAATCTGTCCCATCAGCGCCCGCCTCATTGCAAATCAGGTCAGTTTCCGCCTCAAATCCGGGCAGATACAGGAATTGCTGGGCAAAATAAAAGCGGTTGTATAA
- the hisA gene encoding 1-(5-phosphoribosyl)-5-[(5-phosphoribosylamino)methylideneamino]imidazole-4-carboxamide isomerase: MIIYPAIDLRSGRCVRLIQGDFSKETVFSEDPVEVAKRWEDQGASWIHVVDLDGAKSGSPQNFEVIKLIRENVKLKIQVGGGIRNLDTIKKYFDTGIDRLILGSAAIEFQDTVKQAVDFFGKEKIAVGVDVKNDMVAVKGWTATSEVTLEQVLKKLRELGIKRVIYTDISKDGMMSGPDTEGIEKILDFGGFSVIASGGISSVEDLEQLSRYESQGLEGAIIGKALYSGALCLGELIQKF, encoded by the coding sequence ATGATCATATATCCTGCAATAGACTTAAGGAGCGGTCGCTGCGTAAGACTCATACAGGGGGACTTTTCGAAGGAGACCGTGTTTTCAGAGGACCCGGTGGAAGTGGCAAAAAGGTGGGAAGATCAAGGAGCTTCATGGATACACGTGGTGGACCTTGATGGGGCAAAGTCGGGCAGCCCTCAAAATTTTGAAGTAATAAAACTTATCAGGGAAAATGTAAAGCTAAAAATCCAGGTAGGCGGAGGTATAAGAAATCTAGATACCATAAAAAAATATTTTGATACAGGAATCGATCGGCTCATATTAGGTTCGGCGGCGATAGAATTTCAAGACACGGTAAAACAGGCGGTAGATTTTTTTGGGAAAGAAAAGATAGCTGTGGGAGTAGATGTAAAAAATGACATGGTAGCCGTTAAGGGGTGGACCGCTACATCTGAAGTGACTCTTGAACAAGTTTTAAAAAAGCTTCGGGAATTGGGGATAAAAAGAGTAATATATACGGACATCTCTAAAGACGGCATGATGTCGGGGCCGGATACTGAAGGTATTGAGAAGATACTTGACTTCGGAGGTTTTTCCGTTATTGCATCAGGCGGCATATCATCTGTGGAAGATTTGGAGCAATTGTCCCGCTATGAAAGTCAGGGCCTTGAGGGAGCCATTATCGGAAAAGCTCTATATAGCGGTGCATTGTGTTTGGGAGAGTTAATTCAGAAGTTTTAA
- the hisH gene encoding imidazole glycerol phosphate synthase subunit HisH yields MIGIIDYGMGNLMSVQKAFEKLGFKAKLLKNLQDLKDINAMVLPGVGAFEDAIDSLKSLGWIEVINDVVKSGMPFLGICLGMQLLFEESFEGGHHEGLGLIKGSVRRFEPKQKNLKVPHMGWNSVKKTGDSRLLANIPDNTDFYFVHSYYCDPKEDATIGTTDYDNVFTSCVEKDNVFGVQFHPEKSSRFGLEILKNFGEMAG; encoded by the coding sequence TTGATAGGCATCATCGATTACGGCATGGGAAATTTGATGAGTGTGCAAAAGGCTTTTGAAAAATTGGGCTTTAAGGCAAAACTGCTCAAAAATCTGCAGGACTTAAAGGACATAAATGCGATGGTCCTGCCGGGAGTAGGGGCTTTTGAAGACGCCATTGACAGCCTTAAATCTCTGGGCTGGATCGAAGTTATTAATGATGTTGTAAAGTCCGGGATGCCTTTTTTGGGCATATGCCTTGGCATGCAGCTTTTATTTGAAGAAAGTTTCGAAGGTGGGCACCATGAAGGCCTGGGCCTTATAAAAGGTTCTGTCAGAAGATTTGAGCCGAAACAAAAAAACCTAAAAGTCCCTCATATGGGCTGGAACAGTGTGAAAAAAACCGGGGATTCCCGTCTTCTTGCAAACATACCCGACAACACCGACTTTTATTTTGTCCACTCCTATTACTGCGACCCCAAGGAGGATGCCACCATCGGGACCACCGATTATGACAACGTTTTTACTTCATGTGTCGAAAAAGACAACGTTTTCGGGGTGCAGTTTCATCCAGAAAAAAGCAGCCGGTTTGGGCTTGAGATTCTAAAGAATTTTGGGGAGATGGCCGGATGA
- the hisB gene encoding imidazoleglycerol-phosphate dehydratase HisB — MERSAEISRKTAETDIRVRLNLDGTGQSLIQTPAGFFNHMLTLFSRHSLFDLEVRAAGDCEVDFHHLVEDTGIVLGEAFLKALEGKESIRRYGSFYVPMDESLGFSAVDISGRPYIFFMADFLKDKVGEFDVELVEEFFKAFVNSAKITLHIEVIRGWNTHHMIESIFKSFARSLREAVSFDEREKGIPSTKGIL, encoded by the coding sequence ATGGAAAGAAGCGCTGAAATCTCAAGAAAGACGGCAGAAACCGATATAAGGGTAAGATTGAATTTAGACGGTACAGGCCAAAGTTTAATTCAAACTCCCGCAGGTTTTTTCAACCATATGTTGACCCTATTTTCCCGCCATTCCCTTTTTGATCTGGAAGTAAGGGCCGCCGGAGACTGTGAGGTGGATTTCCACCATCTGGTAGAGGATACCGGTATAGTTCTTGGAGAAGCTTTTCTGAAAGCCCTGGAAGGAAAGGAGTCAATCCGCCGCTACGGAAGCTTTTATGTGCCCATGGATGAATCCCTGGGTTTTTCGGCGGTAGACATCAGCGGAAGGCCTTATATATTTTTTATGGCAGATTTTTTGAAAGATAAGGTAGGAGAGTTTGATGTAGAACTGGTGGAGGAATTTTTCAAGGCTTTTGTAAACAGCGCAAAAATAACGCTGCACATAGAGGTCATCCGGGGCTGGAATACCCACCATATGATAGAAAGCATTTTTAAATCTTTTGCCAGATCACTGCGGGAAGCGGTAAGTTTTGATGAGCGGGAAAAAGGCATACCTTCAACAAAGGGAATTTTATAG
- the hisC gene encoding histidinol-phosphate transaminase, whose protein sequence is MKINPGLKFVRQDILGLEPYKPSKEACSIKLDANESPYDIPQEVKERIWQRLKREKINFYYDPSCDELREELSKYVGVKPVQIFVGSGSDEIISDLLFAFAGPGRDVIIPVPAFSSYEIFATVSGANVIKVPLLLEKQNEAWRWDLDVEGIKKHFKKDEPQMMFLCYPNNPTGDYFSEEKILDLIESFNGIVAVDEAYFEFGRKTFANRLSKYPNVTVIRTFSKIFSMAGLRVGYAIADETIIEQLYKVKLPYNVTLFSQIAAVEILKNLDWVEALRDELVKSRDELKAELDRVPGIIVYPSNTNFFLCEFEKPRDLVYEKLLEKGILTRKLNGEKLKNVLRFCVGSPEQNNVLVDALRQILSE, encoded by the coding sequence ATTAAAATAAATCCAGGGCTAAAATTTGTAAGACAGGATATTTTAGGACTTGAACCTTATAAACCTTCAAAAGAAGCTTGCAGTATAAAGCTTGACGCCAATGAAAGTCCATATGATATCCCACAGGAAGTTAAAGAGCGCATCTGGCAGAGGCTAAAACGTGAAAAAATAAATTTCTACTATGACCCCAGCTGTGATGAGCTAAGAGAAGAGCTTTCAAAATATGTCGGAGTAAAACCCGTGCAAATATTCGTGGGCAGCGGCTCCGATGAGATAATCAGCGATCTGCTTTTTGCCTTTGCGGGACCGGGTCGGGATGTGATTATACCGGTGCCGGCCTTTTCCAGTTATGAGATTTTTGCTACCGTTTCCGGGGCAAATGTCATAAAGGTACCGCTTTTGTTGGAAAAACAAAATGAGGCCTGGCGCTGGGACCTGGATGTAGAGGGCATAAAAAAGCACTTTAAAAAAGATGAACCCCAGATGATGTTTTTATGTTATCCCAACAATCCTACAGGCGATTACTTCAGCGAGGAGAAAATCCTTGATCTTATAGAATCTTTTAACGGCATCGTGGCAGTGGATGAAGCTTACTTTGAATTCGGAAGGAAGACTTTTGCAAACCGCCTTTCAAAGTATCCTAATGTGACCGTTATACGCACTTTTTCCAAAATATTTTCTATGGCGGGTCTCAGGGTGGGTTACGCCATAGCCGACGAGACTATAATAGAGCAGCTTTACAAGGTAAAACTACCTTATAATGTCACCCTTTTTTCCCAGATTGCTGCGGTGGAGATATTAAAAAATCTAGACTGGGTAGAAGCTTTACGGGATGAACTTGTAAAGTCCCGAGATGAGCTTAAAGCGGAACTTGATAGGGTACCGGGCATAATAGTCTACCCCAGCAATACCAATTTCTTCTTGTGCGAATTTGAAAAGCCCAGAGATTTGGTGTATGAAAAGCTTCTGGAAAAGGGGATCCTTACCCGCAAACTCAACGGCGAAAAGCTAAAAAATGTATTGAGATTTTGCGTGGGAAGTCCCGAACAGAATAATGTCCTGGTGGATGCATTGAGACAAATTCTATCGGAATAA